Proteins encoded by one window of Dioscorea cayenensis subsp. rotundata cultivar TDr96_F1 chromosome 20, TDr96_F1_v2_PseudoChromosome.rev07_lg8_w22 25.fasta, whole genome shotgun sequence:
- the LOC120251087 gene encoding CRM-domain containing factor CFM3A, chloroplastic/mitochondrial: protein MALSTARISELPFHTPIPLCSHPSFSISFSLSLRRRFRFLFSSSASLRTTHSDVPTNPRGDETPRKRSDTALRPKPPSAPWLRQWSPPDTQISEQKISKEDRLCLDRSDGGSTSIERIVHRLRNLGLGVEDEEEEKEYADDQAPLDGEERLSELLQRRWNRPDLLEIDNVVLPWERDENDVRLLDEEDGKGLKMRRVRAPTMAELTIGDSELRRLRRLGATLRERTTVPKAGVTQAVLEKIHEAWRKSELVRLKFHEDLAHDMKTAHEIVERRTGGLVIWRSGSVMIVYRGSNYKRPSSFQLLDAQAISINERDKLFIPDASGADKLPGDNQDSFITVEKIKPSPLSIEAGENMTDEEIEFNRLLDDLGPRFVEWWGTGILPVDADLLPQNIPGYKTPFRLLPNGMRSRLTNSEMTNLRKLARKLPTHFALGRNRNHHGLATVILKLWEKSLVVKIAVKRGIQNTNNKIMAEELKKLTGGILLLRNKFYIVIYRGKDFLPPSVAAALAEREELTKDNQDVEEKTRNRISLDPCTEGIEGHALAGTLAEFQEAQARWGRSISVEEQEELREAASRFKADRQLKRIQHKLSLAEAKKLRAERLLAKIETSMIPVHPSDDIETITDEERSVYRRMGLRMKAYLPLGIRGVFDGVIENMHLHWKHRELVKLISKQKTLSFVEDTARLLEYESGGILVAIERIPKGFAIVYYRGKNYQRPISIRPRNLLTKAKALKRSVALQRHEALSQHITELEKTIKQMRLDLGYPEVEGENSCESDQIESGYESFENHVGDIESSIVSENDDANNENFGEFENMEYLDKF from the exons ATGGCTCTGTCCACCGCAAGGATATCAGAGCTCCCATTCCACACCCCCATCCCCTTATGCTCCCACCcctccttctccatctccttctcccTCTCCCTCCGCCGCCGCTTCCGtttcctcttctcctcctccgcCTCCCTCCGCACCACCCACTCCGACGTCCCAACAAACCCCCGTGGCGACGAAACGCCCCGGAAACGTTCTGACACTGCTCTCCGCCCCAAACCTCCTTCGGCGCCATGGCTCCGGCAATGGAGCCCTCCTGACACTCAAATCAGTGAGCAGAAGATCTCCAAAGAGGATCGCCTTTGCTTGGATCGCTCCGACGGCGGTAGCACCTCTATTGAGAGAATCGTTCACCGGCTGCGCAATCTCGGGCTTGGGGTTGAGGATgaggaggaagagaaggagTACGCCGACGACCAGGCACCGTTGGATGGTGAAGAGCGATTGAGTGAGTTGCTGCAGCGCCGCTGGAATCGCCCAGACCTTCTTGAGATTGATAATGTGGTGCTCCCGTGGGAGAGAGATGAGAATGATGTCCGGCTTTTGGATGAGGAGGACGGTAAGGGTTTGAAGATGAGGAGGGTGAGGGCGCCGACCATGGCGGAATTGACAATCGGGGACTCGGAGCTCAGGAGGCTGAGGCGGCTTGGGGCGACGCTAAGGGAGAGGACCACTGTGCCGAAGGCTGGGGTTACTCAGGCTGTGCTGGAGAAAATCCATGAGGCGTGGCGAAAGTCGGAGCTTGTGAGGCTCAAGTTTCATGAGGATCTGGCACATGATATGAAGACAGCACATGAGATAGTTGAG CGTCGCACAGGAGGACTGGTTATATGGAGATCTGGAAGTGTTATGATAGTTTATCGAGGAAGCAACTACAAAAGACCTTCAAGCTTTCAGCTTCTTGATGCCCAAGCCATTTCTATTAATGAAAGAGATAAGTTATTTATTCCTGATGCTTCTGGTGCTGATAAGTTGCCTGGTGATAATCAAGATTCGTTTATCACTGTTGAGAAGATAAAACCATCACCTCTAAGTATTGAGGCTGGTGAAAATATGACGGACGAGGAAATAGAATTCAATCGCTTATTAGATGATTTAGGTCCTCGCTTTGTTGAGTGGTGGGGAACTGGAATTTTACCTGTAGATGCTGATTTACTGCCTCAAAATATTCCTGGCTACAAGACACCGTTTAGGCTTCTTCCCAATGGAATGCGGTCACGTCTTACAAATTCTGAGATGACTAATTTGCGGAAGTTGGCAAGGAAACTTCCCACTCACTTTGCTCTTG GGAGAAACAGAAATCATCATGGCCTTGCAACTGTTATTCTAAAGCTTTGGGAGAAGAGTTTAGTTGTCAAAATTGCTGTCAAACGGGGGATTCAaaatacaaacaacaaaataatggCTGAAGAGCTAAAG AAACTGACCGGAGGTATATTACTGCTTCGAAACAAGTTTTACATTGTTATATACCGCGGGAAAGATTTTCTTCCTCCAAGCGTAGCAGCTGCTTTGGCTGAAAGGGAAGAGTTGACGAAGGATAATCAAGATGTTGAAGAGAAAACACGCAACAGGATATCTTTGGATCCTTGTACGGAAGGCATTGAAGGACATGCACTTGCAGGTACTTTAGCTGAGTTTCAGGAAGCTCAAGCACGATGGGGAAGAAGTATATCTGTTGAAGAGCAGGAAGAACTGAGAGAAGCAGCTTCGCGGTTCAAGGCTGACAGGCAATTGAAAAGAATTCAACATAAGCTTTCTCTA GCTGAAGCTAAAAAGCTACGAGCTGAGAGATTGTTAGCAAAGATAGAGACATCTATGATTCCAGTCCATCCTTCTGATGATATAGAAACAATAACTGATGAAGAACGTTCCGTTTATCGTAGAATGGGCTTGCGGATGAAGGCATACTTGCCCCTTG GCATTCGCGGTGTTTTTGATGGTGTCATTGAGAATATGCACTTGCATTGGAAACATAGAGAACTGGTGAAACTGATCTCCAAACAAAAAACTCTTTCATTTGTTGAGGACACAGCTCGACTGTTGGAATATGAGAGTGGTGGAATATTGGTTGCAATTGAAAGAATTCCCAAAGGCTTTGCAATTGTTTATTATCGTGGAAAGAACTATCAACGTCCCATCAGCATAAGACCTAGAAATCTGCTAACGAAGGCAAAGGCGTTGAAACGTTCAGTTGCACTTCAACGTCATGAG GCACTCAGTCAACACATAACTGAGCTGGAGAAAACAATAAAGCAGATGAGATTGGATTTG GGTTACCCAGAAGTTGAGGGAGAAAATTCTTGCGAATCGGACCAAATAGAATCTGGCTATGAGTCATTCGAAAACCAT GTTGGAGATATTGAATCCTCTATTGTGTCTGAGAATGATGATgctaataatgaaaattttggcGAGTTTGAAAATATGGAGTATTTGGACAAGTTCTAA